The following proteins are encoded in a genomic region of Glycine max cultivar Williams 82 chromosome 18, Glycine_max_v4.0, whole genome shotgun sequence:
- the LOC100803594 gene encoding ubiquitin-conjugating enzyme E2 2 isoform X2, protein MSTPARKRLMRDFKRLQQDPPAGISGAPQDNNIMLWNAVIFGPDDTPWDGVYADGSICLDILQNQWSPIYDVAAILTSIQSLLCDPNPNSPANSEAARMFSENKREYNRRVREIVEQSWTAD, encoded by the exons ATGTCGACCCCGGCAAGGAAGAGACTGATGAGGGATTTTAAAAGATTGCAACAAGATCCTCCTGCTGGCATCAGTGGGGCTCCCCAAGACAATAATATTATGCTTTGGAATGCTGTTATCTTTGG ACCAGATGACACCCCTTGGGATGGAG TTTATGCGGATGGCAGTATATGCTTGGACATTTTACAGAATCAGTGGAGCCCTATTTATGACGTAGCTGCAATTCTTACCTCAATCCAG TCATTGCTGTGTGATCCAAACCCAAATTCACCAGCAAATTCTGAAGCTGCTCGGATGTTCAGTGAAAACAAGCGTGAATACAACAGAAGAGTACGTGAGATTGTTGAGCAGAGTTGGACTGCTGACTAA
- the LOC100803594 gene encoding ubiquitin-conjugating enzyme E2 2 isoform X1, whose translation MSTPARKRLMRDFKRLQQDPPAGISGAPQDNNIMLWNAVIFGPDDTPWDGGTFKLTLQFTEDYPNKPPTVRFVSRMFHPNIYADGSICLDILQNQWSPIYDVAAILTSIQSLLCDPNPNSPANSEAARMFSENKREYNRRVREIVEQSWTAD comes from the exons ATGTCGACCCCGGCAAGGAAGAGACTGATGAGGGATTTTAAAAGATTGCAACAAGATCCTCCTGCTGGCATCAGTGGGGCTCCCCAAGACAATAATATTATGCTTTGGAATGCTGTTATCTTTGG ACCAGATGACACCCCTTGGGATGGAG GTACGTTTAAGTTGACACTTCAGTTTACAGAGGATTATCCTAATAAACCACCTACTGTGCGTTTTGTTTCTCGAATGTTTCATCCTAACA TTTATGCGGATGGCAGTATATGCTTGGACATTTTACAGAATCAGTGGAGCCCTATTTATGACGTAGCTGCAATTCTTACCTCAATCCAG TCATTGCTGTGTGATCCAAACCCAAATTCACCAGCAAATTCTGAAGCTGCTCGGATGTTCAGTGAAAACAAGCGTGAATACAACAGAAGAGTACGTGAGATTGTTGAGCAGAGTTGGACTGCTGACTAA